From Micromonospora echinospora:
GCCTGCCGTCCCCGCGCGGCTGTCACTTCTTCACGTAGATGCCGTTGAGCGAGATGATCCCGAACGCGTCGCTGAGGAAGGCGTTGCCGACCTTCGAGCCGTGCAGCTCGTAGGTGGCGTCGTAGTAGCAGGGCACGACCGGCGCGTGCTTCTCCATGATCATGCGGTCGAGCGCCATCCAGCCGGCGTCCTGCTCCGCTGCGGGCAGGGTGCGGACCCGGTCGATCTCCGCGCTGACCGACGACTCGTTCAGGTACGACAGGTTCTGGTTGCCCTCGGCCACGATGTCCCGTCCGTCGTAGACCGGCGGGATGACTGTGGAGCCGGTGGGCCAGTCCGAGCCCCAGCCGGTGAGGTAGAGGTCGTAGGGGTTGTCCTTGCGGCCCACCTCGTCGTAGTAGCTGCTGTTGTCGATCGGCTTCATCACGATGTCGAAGCCCATGTCGGTGAGGTTCTTGCGCAGCGCCTCGGCCTGCTGGGTGCGCAGTTCCAGGCTGGAGTGGGCGAGCACCAGCTTCGGCCGCTTGCCGGCGAGCAGCTCGGCGGTCCTGGCCTTGTCGCCGGTGACCGGGGCGTTGAACACGTCGTACGGGACGAAACCGGCGGTGGTGGGTGACATCAGCGTGGTGGCCGGTGAACCGGCGGCCTGCCCGCCGAGGACCTTGAGCAGGGCGTCCTTGTCGACCGCGTAGTTCAGCGCCCGCCGTACGTTCAGGTCGGTGACCCGCTGGGTGTTGATGCTCAGCACCCAGTTGTACTGCGTCGGGCCGCGGACCACCCGGTCGGCGACGCCGGCGCCGGTGGTGCGGGGCAGCACCGACGGCGGCACGTCCGACCAGCTCAGCGCCGCCTGATCGGCGGGCCCGTCGGCGACCAGGCGCTCGGCGATCTGGGCCTGCTCCAGGCCGAACGTCATCCGGATCGCGTCCGGGTACGCGTTGCGGATCGGGTCGGTCGCCGGGTCCCAGTTCGGGTTGCGTTCCAGCTCCAGCGACACGTCGCGCTGGTAGGACTTCACCCGGTACGGTCCGGACGAGAACGGCCGCAGGTCGTAGTTGGCGCGGGTGTCCTTGGCGGCGGGCACCGGCGCGCTGGTGGGCAGCGCCGCCGCGTACGGCAGGTCGCAGTGCGGCTGCGGGAACGTGAACCGGATGGTCCGGTCGTCGGGTGTGGTGACGCCGTCGGGCACCGGCTTGCCGCCGTCGTACGGTCCCTTGTAGGTGGCGTTGTACGCCCCGCCCGGGTAGAGCCACTGCTGGATGTAGTGCGGGCCCTCGTTGAGGTTCGCCGCGAACGACCGGGCGAGGCCGTGGGCGACGTCCTTGCTGCTCACCGGCGTGCCGTCCTCGTACTTCACGCCGTCGCGCAGGGTGAACTCCCAGACCTTGCAGTCGCCGTCGACGTCCTTGCCGGGGTTGGTGGCCAGGTCGCCCACGAGCAGCAGCTTGCCGGTGCCGTCCTCCTTGTAGCCGTTGAGCGCGCGGTAGAGCATCCCGCCGGCGACCTGCTGCACGTTGACGTAGTTGCGGGCCGGGTCGAGGTGTTCGAAGTCGGCCGGCTGCATGACGGTGAGGGTGCCGCCCCGGGACGCCCCGTCGACGGGCTTCGCCGGGCCCTGGTTGTCGGCGGCCTCGTACGAGATCGAGCCGCTCTGGGTCTTCGTCTTCTGGTCCTCACCGCCGCCCTCGTCGGGGGTGGGGTTGCAGCCGGCGGCGACCAGCGCCGCCGCGGCGAGGACACCTGTGAGTGTCCGGGTTCGTGCGCGCACGGTGTGCTCCCTTCGTGCCCGGCGGCCCCCGCCGGCCGGGCGTGTGATGGCCGTGGGGACTACCGGGTGGAGCGGGGATCCAGCGAGTCGCGCAGCGCGTCGCCGAGCAGGTTGAACGCCAGGACCAGCAGGAAGATCGTCAACCCGGGGAACAGGGTGTACCAGGGGTCGCTCGCGACGTAGCCGATGCTGTTGAAGATCATGCGGCCCAGGTCGGGCGTGGGTTCGGTGACGCCGATGTTGACGAACGCCAGCGCCGCCTCGATGGCGATGAACTGGGGCACCATCAGCGAGACGGTGACCAGGATCGGCGCCCAGATGTTCGGCAGCAGCTGCCGCAGCAGGATGTGCGCGGTGCCGGCGCCCGCGGCCCGGGCCGCGTCGACGAACTCCCGCTCCCGCAGCGAGATCACCTGCCCGCGGACCAGACGCGCGGTGTACGTCCAGCTGAACAGGCCGAAGGTGGCGACGATCAGGGCGACCCGGAAGGCCGGCGACGGCGACTCCCGATCGGAGTAGAAGCGGTCCTGGAGGATCGGGATGACCGCGAGGGCGAAGATGAGGAACGGGAACGCCAGCGTGAGGTCGATCAGCCAGTTGACGAGACTGTCCAGCCAGCCCTTGGCCCATCCGGCGAGCACGCCCACCGCGACCCCGATGCACGAGGCCAGCAGCGCTGAGGTGAACGCGATGAACAGGGACGTCCGAAGGCCGTAGACCAGTTGCATCAGGATGTCCCGGCCGCTGCCGGGTTCGAGTCCCAGCCAATGATCGGAACTGATCCCGCCGGCGTACCCGATCGGCATTCCGAAATCGTTCAACCGGTCGACGAACTTGTCGGTCGGGTCGATTCCGGTGAGCCGCTCGAGCAGCGGCGCGCCGAGCGCGACCACGGCGGCGACGGCGAGCGTCACGGCGCTGGCCCGGGCGGTACGGTCCCGCTTGAGCCGCAGCCAGGCGAGCTGGTTGGGTGATCGGCCGACGAACTCGGCGGTCCGGCCGGCGGGCTCGGTCCCGGCCTGGATCTCGGGGCCGGGAATCGTCGCGTCGGCGGCCGGGGTCCGGGGCGGCGGGTGCGAGAGGTCGCTCATGAACAGTCCCTCCGACGGGGGCGAAAACGCCCTGCCACCCGACGGTAAAGGGACCGGTGGCACCGGAAAGAATCGTTACGGTAACGGCCGTTCCGGTTGTCGTGCATTGACAACGATCCGGCCTACGGAATGCATCGGCGCAATAACGGACCGATTCGGTTGTCAGCCGTTCAGGTGGGCGTCACGCTTATTCGGAATGCGTTTGCGCGAGGCGCGGAAGCGGTTGTCAGCCGTTCGGGCATTCCCGTGCACCGATGTCACGCCGGGCGTGCGACCCGGCCGAGGGGCGCAACACTTCGTGACTCTTCGCGTTCACACCGTCCACCTAGGGTTCTCGGCGGCCCGGTTCACACGACGTACCCGGTCGTCCACCGGCCCCTCACCCTGGGGCCCCGACGGAAGGACCACCCATGCCCTTCGCCCGACGTACCGCCGCACTGGCGCTGGCCGCCGCGCTCGGCGGCCTCGCCGCGCCGGCCTCCCCCGCGGACGCCGCGCCGCGCCCCGGCCCGCAGACGCCCTCGGTGCTGCTGCTCACCGTCGACGACGGCGCCGACGTGCGCGCCACGGTGCTGACCTGCGGGCCGACCGGCGGCCTGCACCCCGACCCGGTCACTGCCTGCCGTCTGGTCGCCCGCGTGAACGGCGACCTGGACGCGCTCGACGTGGACGGCGCGCCGCGCACCTCCCAGTACGCCCCGGTCGTCGCCCGCGCCGCAGGCTTCTGGCAGCGCCACCCGGTCTCCTACACGCGAACGTTCGCCAACCCCTGCCTGATGCACCGCACCACCGCGACCCTCTTCACCTTCTGACGCCGCCCCTTCCCGCCCCTTCCCGTCTCTTCTCGTTGATCATGAGGTTGGCGGCGGTTCCGGTCCGTTTTGTCGCCGTCAACCTCATGATCGACGGGGTGGGTGGGGTGAGGGCGGGTCAGGTGCGGAGAATGGGTGCGGGTGCTCGGAGGGGGGACACGGTGCAGGTGGACGGGGGCACGGTCGGTGGTGGGCGGGAGCTGCGGGCGGACTGCTCACGCTGCGCGGGCGTCTGCTGCGTCGCACCGGCGTTCGCCGCCTCGGCCGACTTCGCCATCGACAAGCCGGCCGGACGGCCCTGCCCGAACCTGGGCGCCGACTTCCGCTGCGGCATCCACACCGAGCTGCGGCAACGCGGCTTCCCCGGTTGCACCGTGTTCGACTGCTTCGGCGCCGGCCAGCACCTCACCCAGCACACGTTCGCCGGACGCGACTGGCGCGCCGACCCGGCCACCGCGCAGCGGATGTTCGACAGCTTCGCGGTGCTGCGGCCCCTGCACGAGCTGCTCTGGTACCTGACCGAGGCGGTACGCCTGAGCCCGCCCGGCCCGCTGCGCGACGACCTGGACGCAGCAGTGGACGAGACGGGCCGGCTCACCGACGGCACCCCGGCGGAGCTGCTCGCGCTCGACGTGGACGCGCACCGGGACCGGGTCAACCGGCTGTTGGCCCGCGCCGCCGACCAGGCCCGTGCCGGGCGGGCCGGCCCGGACCGCCGGGGCGCGATGCTGCTCGGCGTCGACCTGCGCCGTACCCCGCTGGCCGGAGCGAACCTGCGCGGGGCCTGCCTGATCGGCGCCGACCTGCGCGGCGTACGGCTCGGCGCCGCCGACCTGACCGGCGCGGACCTGCGCGGGGTCGACCTGCGCGGCGCGAACCTGAGCGAGTGCCTGTTCATACACCAGTCGCAGCTCGACGCCGCTCGCGGCGACCACCGCACGGTGCTGCCGCCGGGACTACGCCGCCCGGCCCACTGGTCCCTGAAGCTGACTCCGGCCGGCCCCCGACCGCGCCCGCGCCGCCGCCGCTGACCCCACCCCCGACCCGTCACCTGCACCCGCCTTCGCACGGCGTTGACCAAGGAGTTTGTGGCTGGTCCGGGGCCGGATCGGGACACAAACTCCTTGATCAACGCCGTGCGAAGGGGGCCGGTGGGGTGGGGTTTGGTGGGGGTGGGGTGGGGTAGGCGGCGCGGACGACGGTCGACCGACGGGAGGGCCACCGGTGGGGTATCGGGCACGCGACGGTCAGGAGCCGGTCGACCCGGCGCACGCCGAGGACGAGGCCGGGCAGGTTCCGCTGGTGCAGACGGCCGCGGACACCGACGTGCCGGCGCCCGCTCCCGGCGCGCCGAAACCGGACGAGGTGACCGAGGACGACGGCTCGGGCATGGCGGGCGGCGCATCCGGCAGCAGCTCGGGCGGCTCCTCGATGCCGACCCACCCGGACGCGGCCCGCGGACCGGACGCCGCCCGCTGAACGGATGCCCCCGCTGAACGGGCGCGGGCACCCACCGAAGCCAGGCCACCGAACGGGCGCGGGCCACCGGACGTTTGCCGTCACCCGCTGCGGGCAGGAGTGCGACATGACCAGTGAAGAGTCCTTCGGCCGCGCGGCCGGCGACGAACCCGACGGCGCCACCGCGTACGAGGCGTCCCTGCGCCCGCCGGGCGAGTCCCTGCACACCACCGACGACACCGGTGACGACTTCGCCGACCTGCCCGCGGAGGACCGCCGGTCCGCGCGGGAGGTCAGCCGCGCCGGCTACGACGTCGAGGCCGTCTCCGGCACCGGCGACCCGTCGGAGGAGCCGGAGGAGATCGAAGAGGGCCGCCCGCTGCGCTGAGCCGTGCGCGGGGTGGTGGCGACGCCGCTCCGCGCCTCGGTCATGCCCCGGTTCGCCAGCGCGTCGGCGCGCTCGTTCTCCGGGTGCCCGTTGTGGCCCTTCACCCACAGCCAGGTCACGTCGTGCCGGGCACAGGCCGCCTCCAGCGCCTGCCACAGGTCGGCGTTCTTGACCGGCTGCTTAGCTGCGGTCAGCCAGCCGTTGCGCTTCCACGAGTTGAGCCAGCCGGTGATGCCGTTGCGCACGTAGGTGCTGTCGGTGTGCAGCCGTACCGTGACCGGGCGGGTCAGGCTCTCCAGCGCCCGGATCGCGGCGGTCAGCTCCATCCGGTTGTTCGTGGTCGGGGTGGCCTCGCCGCCGCACAGCTCCCGCTCGTGCCCGCCCCAGCGCAGCACCACGCCCCACCCGCCGGGCCCGGGATTGCCGCTGCACGCGCCGTCGGTCCAGATCTCCACGACCCGGCCGGTCTCCGCCTCCGCCATGCCCGGCAACCTACCGGGTACGCGAGCACGCGGGACCACCCGACCCGCCGCGCGCGGCAAGCGTGCGGGCATGACCACTCCCCCGGACTTCGCCACGCTCTGCAACTTCCGTGACCTCGGCGGCTGGCGGACCGGCGACGGCCGCACTGTCGCCCGGGGCCGCCTCTACCGCTCCGACTCGCTGGCCAAACTGGCCGGTGCGGATCTGGAACGGTTCGCGGCGCTCGGCGTGCGCACCGTGATCGACCTGCGGTACCCGTGGGAGATCGCCGACCGCGGCCGGGCCCCGGAGAGCCTCGGCGTCACCTGGCACAACCTGAGCATCGAGCACCGGCCGTACGTGCAGGCCGACACCGATCCCGACGTGGACCCGTGGCGCTACCTGGCCGACCGGTACGCCGAGGTGGCCGAGGACGGCGTGGCCGAGCTGCGCCGGGCGATCGAGGTGATCGCGGACGGCGAGCACCCACTGGTGTTCCACTGCGCCTCCGGCAAGGACCGCACCGGGCTGCTCGCCGCGCTGGTGCTGTCAGTGCTCGGCGTGGACGACGACCAGATCGCTGCGGACTTCGCGCTCACCGAGCACGCCACCGACCGCCTGGTCGCCGAGTGGCGGGACCGCAACGGCGGCGCGACGCCGGGCTGGCCCGCGTACGGGCGGGCGCCCGCCGAGGTCATCCGGCTGGTGCTGGCCGACCTGCGGGCCGCCCACGGTTCCGTGCACGGCTACGTGACCGGCCGGCTCGGTGTCGACGCGCAGACGATCGACGCGCTGCGCGCCCGGCTGCTCACCGGCGACACGAAGCCGCTGCCCACCCAGGGCGCCACCGGC
This genomic window contains:
- the rnhA gene encoding ribonuclease HI; protein product: MAEAETGRVVEIWTDGACSGNPGPGGWGVVLRWGGHERELCGGEATPTTNNRMELTAAIRALESLTRPVTVRLHTDSTYVRNGITGWLNSWKRNGWLTAAKQPVKNADLWQALEAACARHDVTWLWVKGHNGHPENERADALANRGMTEARSGVATTPRTAQRSGRPSSISSGSSDGSPVPETASTS
- a CDS encoding ABC transporter permease, whose amino-acid sequence is MSDLSHPPPRTPAADATIPGPEIQAGTEPAGRTAEFVGRSPNQLAWLRLKRDRTARASAVTLAVAAVVALGAPLLERLTGIDPTDKFVDRLNDFGMPIGYAGGISSDHWLGLEPGSGRDILMQLVYGLRTSLFIAFTSALLASCIGVAVGVLAGWAKGWLDSLVNWLIDLTLAFPFLIFALAVIPILQDRFYSDRESPSPAFRVALIVATFGLFSWTYTARLVRGQVISLREREFVDAARAAGAGTAHILLRQLLPNIWAPILVTVSLMVPQFIAIEAALAFVNIGVTEPTPDLGRMIFNSIGYVASDPWYTLFPGLTIFLLVLAFNLLGDALRDSLDPRSTR
- a CDS encoding ABC transporter substrate-binding protein — encoded protein: MRARTRTLTGVLAAAALVAAGCNPTPDEGGGEDQKTKTQSGSISYEAADNQGPAKPVDGASRGGTLTVMQPADFEHLDPARNYVNVQQVAGGMLYRALNGYKEDGTGKLLLVGDLATNPGKDVDGDCKVWEFTLRDGVKYEDGTPVSSKDVAHGLARSFAANLNEGPHYIQQWLYPGGAYNATYKGPYDGGKPVPDGVTTPDDRTIRFTFPQPHCDLPYAAALPTSAPVPAAKDTRANYDLRPFSSGPYRVKSYQRDVSLELERNPNWDPATDPIRNAYPDAIRMTFGLEQAQIAERLVADGPADQAALSWSDVPPSVLPRTTGAGVADRVVRGPTQYNWVLSINTQRVTDLNVRRALNYAVDKDALLKVLGGQAAGSPATTLMSPTTAGFVPYDVFNAPVTGDKARTAELLAGKRPKLVLAHSSLELRTQQAEALRKNLTDMGFDIVMKPIDNSSYYDEVGRKDNPYDLYLTGWGSDWPTGSTVIPPVYDGRDIVAEGNQNLSYLNESSVSAEIDRVRTLPAAEQDAGWMALDRMIMEKHAPVVPCYYDATYELHGSKVGNAFLSDAFGIISLNGIYVKK
- a CDS encoding preprotein translocase YidC; this translates as MGYRARDGQEPVDPAHAEDEAGQVPLVQTAADTDVPAPAPGAPKPDEVTEDDGSGMAGGASGSSSGGSSMPTHPDAARGPDAAR
- a CDS encoding tyrosine-protein phosphatase, which codes for MTTPPDFATLCNFRDLGGWRTGDGRTVARGRLYRSDSLAKLAGADLERFAALGVRTVIDLRYPWEIADRGRAPESLGVTWHNLSIEHRPYVQADTDPDVDPWRYLADRYAEVAEDGVAELRRAIEVIADGEHPLVFHCASGKDRTGLLAALVLSVLGVDDDQIAADFALTEHATDRLVAEWRDRNGGATPGWPAYGRAPAEVIRLVLADLRAAHGSVHGYVTGRLGVDAQTIDALRARLLTGDTKPLPTQGATGSTPTPAAR
- a CDS encoding pentapeptide repeat-containing protein; the protein is MGAGARRGDTVQVDGGTVGGGRELRADCSRCAGVCCVAPAFAASADFAIDKPAGRPCPNLGADFRCGIHTELRQRGFPGCTVFDCFGAGQHLTQHTFAGRDWRADPATAQRMFDSFAVLRPLHELLWYLTEAVRLSPPGPLRDDLDAAVDETGRLTDGTPAELLALDVDAHRDRVNRLLARAADQARAGRAGPDRRGAMLLGVDLRRTPLAGANLRGACLIGADLRGVRLGAADLTGADLRGVDLRGANLSECLFIHQSQLDAARGDHRTVLPPGLRRPAHWSLKLTPAGPRPRPRRRR
- a CDS encoding SSI family serine proteinase inhibitor; protein product: MPFARRTAALALAAALGGLAAPASPADAAPRPGPQTPSVLLLTVDDGADVRATVLTCGPTGGLHPDPVTACRLVARVNGDLDALDVDGAPRTSQYAPVVARAAGFWQRHPVSYTRTFANPCLMHRTTATLFTF